A genomic window from Cryobacterium sp. SO2 includes:
- the hemB gene encoding porphobilinogen synthase, protein MINPVIRPRRLRSTPALRRLASETRLHPAELVLPLFVREGNESTAISSMPGVVQHSIDGARRAVAEAAAAGIGGVMLFGVPAVRDATGTGATDPDGILNAATRAVVAEVGDALVVQTDLCLDEFTDHGHCGVLAADGHVDNDATLLRYNEMAIAQAEAGSALLGLSGMMDGQVASVRATLDAAGYADTAVLAYSAKYASAYYGPFREAVQSTLVGDRRTYQLDPANRREGVREARIDIDEGADVVMVKPAGSYLDVLAEVAAMSSVPVWAYQVSGEYAMIEAAAAQGWIDRRRAIEESVLSIRRAGADAILTYWAVELAAWLTETDAR, encoded by the coding sequence GTGATAAACCCCGTCATCCGCCCGCGACGACTGCGCAGCACCCCCGCACTCCGCCGCCTGGCCAGCGAAACCCGTCTCCACCCCGCCGAACTCGTCCTGCCGCTCTTCGTGCGTGAGGGCAACGAATCCACCGCGATCTCCTCGATGCCCGGTGTGGTGCAGCACAGCATCGACGGAGCCCGCCGCGCCGTGGCCGAGGCCGCCGCAGCCGGCATCGGCGGCGTGATGCTCTTCGGCGTGCCCGCTGTGCGCGACGCCACCGGCACCGGGGCCACCGACCCCGACGGCATCCTGAACGCCGCCACCCGCGCCGTCGTCGCCGAGGTGGGCGACGCCCTGGTGGTGCAGACCGACCTGTGCCTGGACGAATTCACCGACCACGGCCACTGCGGCGTGCTCGCCGCCGACGGCCACGTCGACAACGACGCCACCCTGCTGCGTTATAACGAGATGGCCATCGCGCAGGCCGAGGCAGGCTCGGCGCTGCTGGGCCTCTCCGGCATGATGGACGGCCAGGTCGCCTCCGTGCGCGCCACCCTCGACGCCGCCGGCTACGCCGACACCGCCGTGCTCGCCTACTCGGCCAAGTACGCCTCCGCCTACTACGGCCCGTTCCGCGAGGCCGTGCAGTCCACCCTCGTCGGCGACCGCCGCACCTACCAGCTCGACCCCGCCAACCGCCGCGAGGGCGTGCGCGAGGCCCGCATCGACATCGACGAGGGCGCCGACGTCGTGATGGTCAAGCCCGCCGGCAGCTACCTCGACGTGCTCGCCGAGGTCGCCGCCATGAGCTCGGTCCCGGTCTGGGCGTACCAGGTCTCCGGCGAGTACGCCATGATCGAGGCTGCCGCCGCGCAGGGCTGGATCGACCGCCGCCGCGCCATCGAGGAGTCGGTGCTCAGCATCCGCCGCGCCGGTGCCGACGCCATTCTCACCTACTGGGCGGTCGAACTCGCCGCCTGGCTCACCGAAACGGATGCCCGATGA
- the hemL gene encoding glutamate-1-semialdehyde 2,1-aminomutase encodes MTASTHNDELFARAQLSIPGGVNSPVRAFKSVGGTPLFLVKAAGAYVFDSDGRDYVDLVSSWGPAILGHAHPAVVAAVQEAAALGLSFGASTPGETVLAELIKGRVAAIEKIRLVSTGTEATMTAIRLARGFTQRDLLIKFAGHYHGHSDGLLAEAGSGLATLALPGSAGVTAATAAQTLVLPYNDLDAVRAAFEAYPGQIAAVITEAAAANMGVVAPDAGFNAALCDLAHEYGALLIVDEVLTGFRVNPGGYWALQADDGESYTPDLFTYGKVIGGGLPVAALGGRADVMDFLAPAGPVYQAGTLSGNPVAVAAGIATLTAADAAVYARLDETAELLSDAVSNALYAEGVAHSVQHAGNLFSFVFGQEAAITPPRTYAEVQRQEGYRYAPFFHSMLESGISLPPSVFEAWFVSAAHDGDSIGRILEALPAAAKAAAEARPTV; translated from the coding sequence ATGACCGCCAGCACACACAACGACGAGCTCTTCGCCCGCGCCCAGCTCTCCATCCCCGGCGGCGTCAACTCGCCCGTGCGCGCCTTCAAGTCGGTCGGTGGCACCCCGCTGTTCCTGGTGAAGGCTGCCGGTGCTTACGTCTTCGACTCCGACGGCCGCGACTACGTCGACCTGGTCAGCTCCTGGGGCCCTGCGATCCTCGGCCACGCCCACCCCGCCGTGGTCGCCGCCGTGCAGGAGGCCGCAGCGCTCGGGCTCTCCTTCGGCGCCTCGACCCCCGGCGAGACCGTGCTGGCCGAGCTGATCAAGGGCCGCGTCGCCGCGATCGAGAAGATCCGCCTGGTCTCCACCGGCACGGAGGCCACCATGACGGCCATCCGCCTGGCCCGCGGATTCACCCAACGTGACCTGCTGATCAAGTTCGCCGGTCACTACCACGGTCACTCCGACGGCCTGCTCGCCGAGGCCGGAAGCGGCCTGGCCACCCTCGCCCTGCCCGGCTCGGCCGGCGTCACCGCCGCCACCGCCGCGCAGACCCTGGTGCTGCCGTACAACGACCTGGACGCCGTGCGTGCAGCGTTCGAGGCGTACCCCGGCCAGATCGCTGCCGTGATCACCGAGGCCGCCGCGGCCAACATGGGCGTCGTCGCCCCGGATGCCGGCTTCAACGCGGCACTGTGCGACCTCGCGCACGAATACGGCGCGCTGCTCATCGTTGACGAGGTCCTCACCGGCTTCCGGGTCAACCCCGGCGGTTACTGGGCGCTGCAGGCCGACGACGGCGAGAGCTACACGCCCGACCTGTTCACCTACGGAAAGGTCATCGGCGGTGGCCTGCCGGTGGCCGCGCTCGGCGGCCGGGCCGACGTGATGGACTTCCTCGCCCCGGCCGGGCCGGTCTACCAGGCCGGAACGCTCTCCGGCAACCCGGTCGCCGTGGCCGCCGGCATCGCCACCCTCACCGCGGCCGACGCCGCCGTCTACGCGCGCCTCGACGAGACCGCCGAGCTGCTCTCCGACGCCGTCTCCAACGCCCTGTACGCCGAGGGTGTCGCCCACAGCGTGCAGCACGCCGGCAACCTGTTCAGCTTCGTCTTCGGCCAGGAGGCGGCGATCACCCCGCCGCGCACCTACGCCGAGGTGCAGCGCCAGGAGGGCTACCGCTACGCGCCGTTCTTCCACTCGATGCTGGAGAGCGGTATCTCGCTGCCGCCCTCGGTGTTCGAGGCCTGGTTCGTCTCCGCCGCCCACGACGGCGACTCGATCGGCCGCATCCTCGAGGCCCTGCCGGCCGCCGCGAAGGCCGCCGCCGAGGCCCGCCCCACGGTCTGA
- a CDS encoding XRE family transcriptional regulator: MTSDAPSVLQTVGARLRELRLHSGRTQAQLSATTGISESTLSRLESGQRKPTLELLLALSAAHDVTIDDLVRTPAEDDPRLDQRPFTRHGRTFVPLSRTAGGLQAFKVIIPGRTGDEPLEQRTHEGFDWFYVLSGRLRLALGEHDMILGVGEVAEFDTRVPHAFGSAGPEPTEILSLFGQTGERIHVRASTIR; encoded by the coding sequence ATGACCAGCGACGCACCATCCGTTTTGCAGACAGTGGGAGCCCGGCTGCGTGAGTTGCGCCTGCACAGCGGACGCACCCAGGCGCAGCTCTCCGCGACCACCGGGATCTCGGAGAGCACCCTGTCCAGGCTCGAGTCCGGCCAGCGCAAACCCACCCTGGAGCTGCTGCTCGCCCTGTCGGCCGCCCACGACGTGACCATCGACGACCTCGTGCGCACCCCGGCCGAGGATGACCCGCGCCTGGACCAGCGCCCGTTCACCCGGCACGGCCGCACTTTCGTGCCGCTCAGCCGCACCGCCGGCGGCCTGCAGGCGTTCAAGGTGATCATCCCCGGCCGCACCGGCGACGAGCCGTTGGAGCAGCGCACCCACGAGGGTTTCGACTGGTTCTACGTGCTCAGCGGGCGACTGCGCCTGGCTCTCGGCGAGCACGACATGATCCTGGGAGTGGGCGAGGTCGCCGAATTCGACACCAGGGTGCCGCACGCCTTCGGCAGCGCCGGGCCGGAGCCGACGGAGATCCTCAGCCTGTTCGGCCAGACCGGCGAACGCATCCACGTGCGGGCCAGCACCATTCGCTGA
- a CDS encoding dienelactone hydrolase family protein — protein sequence MTHVILFHHAQGLTDGVAEFAQRLRDAGHEVVVPDLYEGRTFDTIDAGVANAESIGFDTIIERGRAAAEALPANTVYAGFSLGTLPAQKLAQSRAGALGALLYHGGVPAAMFGSAWPAPAALQMHVSEGDDWVELDEVEELAGDAGQAELFIYPGSGHLVADPSLGEYDEDIAELILERSIQFLDRLA from the coding sequence GTGACCCACGTCATCCTCTTCCACCACGCCCAGGGACTCACCGACGGGGTGGCGGAGTTCGCCCAACGGCTGCGGGATGCCGGCCATGAGGTCGTCGTTCCCGATCTGTACGAGGGCCGCACCTTCGACACCATCGACGCCGGGGTCGCCAACGCCGAGTCCATCGGTTTCGACACCATCATCGAACGCGGGCGCGCGGCGGCGGAGGCCCTCCCGGCGAACACCGTCTACGCCGGCTTCTCCCTCGGCACGCTTCCGGCGCAGAAGCTCGCCCAGAGCCGGGCCGGCGCGCTCGGCGCGCTGCTGTACCACGGCGGCGTGCCCGCGGCGATGTTCGGGTCGGCGTGGCCGGCGCCCGCAGCCCTGCAGATGCACGTCAGCGAGGGCGACGACTGGGTCGAGCTCGACGAGGTCGAGGAGCTGGCCGGAGACGCCGGCCAGGCCGAGCTCTTCATCTACCCGGGCTCGGGGCACCTTGTGGCCGATCCCAGCCTCGGCGAGTACGACGAGGACATCGCCGAGCTCATCCTCGAGCGCTCCATCCAGTTCCTCGACCGCCTCGCCTGA
- a CDS encoding DUF1304 domain-containing protein, with protein MALFASVFIALAAVLHVYIFLMESAWWTRPKTWLRFGLANQAEAETTKVLAYNQGFYNLFLAVGAVIGLFLYFGGPEEAGAALILFSTASMFVAAIVLTTSGPGRVRSALTQGTLPLIGFILFLFA; from the coding sequence ATGGCCCTCTTCGCTTCAGTCTTCATCGCTCTCGCCGCCGTTCTGCACGTCTACATCTTCCTGATGGAGAGCGCCTGGTGGACGCGACCGAAGACCTGGCTGCGCTTCGGCCTGGCGAACCAGGCCGAAGCCGAGACCACCAAGGTGCTGGCCTACAACCAGGGCTTCTACAACCTCTTCCTGGCCGTCGGCGCCGTCATCGGGCTGTTCCTGTACTTCGGCGGCCCCGAAGAGGCCGGTGCCGCGCTGATCTTGTTCAGCACGGCCTCGATGTTCGTGGCGGCCATCGTGCTCACCACCTCGGGGCCCGGCCGGGTGAGGTCGGCGCTGACGCAGGGTACGCTGCCCCTGATCGGATTCATCCTCTTCCTGTTCGCCTAG
- a CDS encoding MDR family oxidoreductase — MSATEFRAIVVTRTEDESGARIQSAALTTVGNDALMDGDVTVAVEFSSINYKDGLALMGKPGVVRVWPLIAGIDLVGTVESSSDPRWAAGDRVILNGAGIGESHHGGLAERARVSGASLVRLPDAVSASRAAAIGTAGFTAMLAVLALERGGVTPDSGDILVTGAAGGVGSIAIALLAARGYRVVASTGRGAELGDYLRGLGTAELLDRHTIDEAGKPLQAQRWAGAIDSVGSFTLANILAQTHQGGVVASCGLAQGADLPTTVMPFILRAVTLAGINSVQAPLALREEAWGRLATDLDLELLDGLTAIISLEDSFAAAGRILAGQVHGRTVVDVRR, encoded by the coding sequence ATGTCTGCTACCGAATTCCGCGCGATCGTCGTCACCCGCACCGAGGACGAGTCGGGCGCACGCATCCAATCCGCGGCCCTGACCACGGTCGGGAACGATGCCCTGATGGACGGCGACGTCACCGTGGCGGTGGAGTTCTCCAGCATCAACTACAAGGACGGCCTGGCCCTGATGGGCAAGCCCGGCGTAGTACGGGTGTGGCCGCTGATCGCGGGCATCGACCTGGTCGGCACGGTCGAGTCGAGCAGCGACCCGCGCTGGGCGGCCGGCGACCGCGTCATCCTCAACGGTGCGGGCATCGGCGAGAGCCACCACGGCGGCCTCGCCGAACGGGCCCGCGTCTCCGGCGCCTCCCTCGTGCGCCTGCCGGATGCCGTGAGCGCCAGCCGCGCCGCGGCCATCGGCACCGCCGGCTTCACGGCCATGCTCGCCGTACTCGCCCTTGAGCGTGGCGGGGTCACCCCGGATTCCGGCGACATCCTCGTGACCGGCGCGGCCGGCGGGGTGGGATCCATCGCGATCGCACTGCTCGCGGCTCGCGGCTACCGGGTGGTCGCCTCCACCGGGCGCGGCGCCGAGCTCGGCGACTACCTGCGCGGACTCGGCACCGCCGAGCTGCTCGACCGGCACACCATCGACGAGGCCGGCAAGCCCCTGCAGGCGCAGCGCTGGGCGGGCGCCATCGACTCCGTGGGCAGCTTCACGCTCGCCAACATCCTGGCCCAGACCCACCAGGGCGGCGTCGTGGCCTCCTGCGGGCTGGCCCAGGGCGCCGACCTGCCGACCACGGTGATGCCGTTCATCCTGCGGGCCGTCACCCTGGCCGGCATCAACTCGGTCCAGGCGCCGCTGGCACTCCGCGAGGAGGCCTGGGGCCGCCTCGCCACCGACCTGGACCTCGAGCTCCTCGACGGCCTCACCGCGATCATCTCCCTCGAGGACTCGTTCGCGGCGGCCGGGCGGATCCTGGCGGGCCAGGTGCACGGTCGCACGGTCGTGGACGTGCGCCGCTGA
- a CDS encoding ABC transporter permease, which translates to MNLILRPVAAEFSKILTTRMWWILALVLFGYIALLAGGLSALFGGVESGAISPDSMNTGGGTGGLAGLGSLPPLIYSFAASVGYVFPVLLGALATTGEFRHQTLTPTFLATPKRGRVLGAKTIALFVVGAGLGLVGLAASVGVGALVLGGFGVDPLLADAETWALIGRTVLAMALWAVIGVGLGALVPSQVASIVIVLAFTQFVEPLLRFAAAFTEVTADIGKYLPGAASDALVGASFFTLASPGGAVLTSWQGGLVLLAYGLAATVGGYFISWKRDVT; encoded by the coding sequence GTGAACCTGATCCTGCGCCCCGTCGCCGCCGAATTCAGCAAGATCCTCACCACCCGCATGTGGTGGATCCTCGCCCTGGTGCTGTTCGGTTACATCGCCCTACTGGCCGGCGGGCTCTCCGCCCTGTTCGGCGGTGTCGAAAGCGGCGCGATCAGCCCCGACTCGATGAACACCGGCGGCGGCACCGGCGGCCTCGCCGGGCTCGGCAGCCTGCCTCCCCTCATCTACAGCTTCGCGGCCTCCGTCGGGTATGTCTTCCCGGTGCTGCTGGGCGCCCTGGCCACCACGGGCGAGTTCCGGCACCAGACCCTCACTCCCACCTTCCTCGCCACCCCCAAGCGCGGCCGAGTCCTCGGCGCCAAGACCATCGCGCTGTTCGTGGTGGGCGCCGGTCTCGGCCTGGTCGGGCTCGCGGCATCCGTGGGGGTCGGCGCACTCGTGCTCGGCGGCTTCGGCGTCGACCCGCTGCTCGCCGACGCCGAGACCTGGGCGCTGATCGGGCGCACCGTGCTGGCAATGGCGCTGTGGGCCGTGATCGGCGTGGGTCTGGGCGCCCTGGTGCCCAGCCAGGTGGCGTCGATCGTGATCGTGCTCGCCTTCACCCAGTTCGTCGAGCCGCTGTTGCGCTTCGCCGCCGCGTTCACCGAGGTGACGGCGGATATCGGCAAGTACCTGCCCGGCGCCGCCTCCGACGCGCTCGTCGGCGCGAGCTTCTTCACCCTGGCCAGCCCCGGCGGCGCAGTGCTGACCAGCTGGCAGGGCGGCCTGGTGCTGCTGGCCTACGGCCTCGCGGCCACCGTCGGCGGGTACTTCATCAGCTGGAAGCGCGACGTCACCTAG
- a CDS encoding ATP-binding cassette domain-containing protein — translation MPIGAVIEFTNITKRFGQVTAVNDLSFTVEPGRVTGFLGPNGAGKTTTLRMLLGLVAPSSGTATFGGLRYRDLPQPLNTVGAALEAASFHPGRTAANHLGVYTLAAGLPRTRVTEVLHTVGLADHANQRVGGYSLGMRQRLGLAYSLLGDPGVLVLDEPINGLDPEGIKWIRGFLSSMAAEGRTVLVSSHLLSEVQQSVDDVIIIAKGELVHSGPLSSLDTNIAPQVIVDSPDRDSLVTALTAAGLAFTSGRTGLIVAVPDPGQVGHIAFTAGVELNVLHRQKAGLEDSFLALVEGGDSL, via the coding sequence ATGCCAATCGGCGCTGTCATCGAATTCACGAACATCACCAAGAGGTTCGGCCAGGTCACGGCGGTCAACGACCTCTCCTTCACTGTCGAGCCCGGCCGGGTCACCGGTTTTCTGGGACCGAACGGCGCAGGCAAGACCACCACCCTGCGGATGCTGTTGGGCCTGGTCGCCCCCAGCTCGGGCACCGCCACCTTCGGCGGACTGCGCTACCGGGACCTGCCCCAGCCGCTGAACACCGTCGGGGCGGCCCTCGAGGCCGCCAGCTTCCACCCCGGCCGCACCGCCGCCAACCACCTGGGCGTGTACACCCTCGCCGCCGGCCTCCCCCGCACCCGGGTCACCGAGGTGCTGCACACCGTCGGCCTGGCCGACCACGCCAACCAGCGTGTCGGCGGGTACTCCCTGGGCATGCGCCAACGCCTGGGCCTGGCCTACTCACTGCTCGGCGACCCCGGCGTGCTCGTGCTCGACGAACCGATCAACGGCCTCGACCCCGAGGGCATCAAGTGGATCCGCGGATTCCTCAGCAGCATGGCCGCCGAGGGGCGCACAGTATTGGTGAGCTCGCACCTGCTCAGCGAGGTGCAGCAGAGCGTCGACGACGTCATCATCATCGCCAAGGGCGAACTTGTGCACTCCGGCCCGCTGTCCAGCCTGGACACCAACATCGCCCCGCAGGTCATCGTGGACTCGCCCGACCGGGACTCCCTCGTGACGGCGCTCACCGCCGCAGGGCTGGCCTTCACCTCCGGCCGCACCGGGCTGATCGTGGCGGTGCCCGACCCCGGCCAGGTGGGGCACATCGCCTTCACCGCCGGCGTCGAACTCAATGTGCTGCACCGGCAGAAGGCGGGCCTGGAAGACTCCTTCCTCGCCCTCGTCGAAGGAGGCGACTCGCTGTGA